One segment of Corynebacterium atrinae DNA contains the following:
- a CDS encoding MBL fold metallo-hydrolase, which yields MNNPLNLQQLSVSEMDNNCYLLIAGDEALLIDAADEAPALLALAKEAGARITAVLTTHRHADHHRALVEVLEATGATHYASFLDTPALPAPVDVELNHGDTIEFAGHSLPVSILRGHTPGGVAISAEVEGQTHVFVGDSLFPGGLGKTSSESDFVRLFNDVTKRIFDVYPDDAIIEPGHGASTTLGAERPHLDVWWERRW from the coding sequence ATGAACAATCCGCTGAACCTTCAACAACTGTCCGTTTCGGAGATGGATAACAACTGCTATCTCCTCATTGCCGGTGATGAGGCATTGCTTATCGACGCCGCAGACGAAGCCCCTGCCCTGCTCGCCCTCGCCAAGGAGGCGGGAGCACGCATCACCGCAGTGCTGACAACTCACCGTCACGCCGACCACCACCGGGCCCTCGTCGAGGTCCTCGAGGCAACCGGCGCGACCCACTACGCATCCTTCCTCGACACTCCGGCTCTGCCAGCACCGGTCGACGTCGAATTGAATCACGGGGACACAATCGAATTTGCCGGGCATAGCCTCCCGGTTTCCATTCTCCGCGGGCACACCCCGGGTGGGGTTGCCATCTCCGCGGAAGTAGAAGGTCAGACTCATGTTTTCGTGGGAGACAGCCTGTTCCCGGGCGGTTTGGGCAAGACGTCCTCGGAGAGTGACTTCGTTCGCCTCTTCAATGACGTGACCAAGCGGATCTTCGATGTTTATCCGGATGACGCGATTATCGAGCCGGGGCACGGCGCCTCCACTACCCTCGGCGCGGAACGCCCACACCTCGATGTCTGGTGGGAGCGCCGTTGGTAG
- a CDS encoding HelD family protein, with amino-acid sequence MTEHDNRELAREQAYTDGLFARLDAEVSQANQRLAEVQLEVDPANPDADALIRRETEYHGLNSKLDRLNLAQLGLVFGRIDIADPAEGPGLDRRYIGRMGLDVREEGYRTLLLDWRVPMARPFYLATTAQPEGVHLRRHIRTKGRKVTGIDDEYLSGELAGQGRDGVGGESALFQAMKAARTGRMKSIVETIQREQDLIIRDETRGVMVVEGGPGTGKTAVALHRVAYLLYTAREQLSKTGVLIVGPNSTFLDYISHVLPELGETGVVLSTVGDLYPGVSGTAEESLLTREVKGSQEMVTILTEAVRAYQSLPDEPVELSHGSLTLLIDAPMVKAARTRARRARRPHNDARVVFGEHLIGQLAEQLAEKIGADPLGGKNLLSPADVDQLHGDLAEEGDVDKLIERFWPELTPERVLRELLESPAVIDSAASAYDDETRQALLRPTGSEWSASDAALLDELSVLIGLPEETTAEATTEEDIDDAQELLDILESSASVDDDDLGDIFDAEHLAATDVIDAETLARRQDTRDSLSTAERARADHSWAYGHVIVDEAQELSPMEWRMVFRRIPSRWMTLVGDTAQTGSPAGVDTWATALEPFVGSRFRHHELTVNYRTPAEVMEVANQILAIIDPTAMPALTIRESGQPVLFLPAGTEVEVETEGLTLIITAANVASIKGLEFDHVIVEDPAAIVAQSPQGWQDLYVAVTRATQTLTVIGEWPAPH; translated from the coding sequence TTGACTGAGCACGACAATCGGGAGCTAGCGCGCGAGCAGGCCTACACGGATGGCCTGTTCGCGCGTCTTGACGCGGAAGTGTCTCAGGCGAACCAACGCCTGGCCGAAGTTCAACTAGAAGTCGACCCTGCTAACCCTGACGCGGATGCTCTCATCCGCCGCGAGACCGAGTATCACGGTCTCAATTCCAAGCTTGACCGCCTCAACCTCGCCCAGCTGGGCCTGGTGTTTGGTCGCATCGACATCGCCGATCCCGCAGAGGGGCCGGGGCTGGATCGCCGCTACATCGGTCGCATGGGGCTCGATGTCCGCGAGGAGGGCTACCGCACTCTCCTGCTGGATTGGCGCGTCCCTATGGCGCGTCCGTTCTACCTCGCCACGACGGCCCAGCCTGAGGGCGTGCATCTGCGACGCCATATCCGCACCAAGGGCCGCAAAGTCACCGGCATCGATGACGAGTATCTTTCCGGTGAGTTGGCCGGCCAGGGTCGCGATGGCGTCGGCGGGGAATCCGCGCTGTTCCAGGCCATGAAGGCCGCCCGCACCGGGCGGATGAAGTCAATCGTGGAGACGATCCAGCGCGAACAGGACCTCATCATTCGCGATGAGACCCGCGGCGTCATGGTGGTCGAAGGCGGCCCGGGTACTGGCAAAACCGCCGTTGCCCTGCACCGCGTCGCGTATTTGCTCTACACCGCCCGTGAGCAACTGTCCAAGACCGGTGTCCTCATTGTCGGCCCCAATTCCACCTTCTTGGACTACATCTCCCACGTCCTCCCCGAACTTGGCGAAACTGGCGTGGTGCTGTCCACCGTCGGCGACCTCTACCCCGGCGTATCCGGCACCGCGGAAGAGTCCCTCCTCACCAGGGAGGTCAAAGGGTCGCAGGAAATGGTCACCATCCTTACCGAGGCAGTCCGCGCCTATCAGAGCCTGCCGGACGAGCCCGTTGAGCTGTCGCACGGATCACTCACCCTGCTTATCGACGCCCCGATGGTCAAGGCCGCCCGCACCCGCGCGCGCCGCGCGCGTCGTCCACACAACGACGCCCGCGTGGTCTTCGGCGAGCACCTCATCGGTCAACTCGCCGAGCAGTTGGCCGAGAAGATCGGGGCGGACCCACTGGGTGGGAAGAACTTGCTCTCCCCCGCCGACGTCGATCAATTGCATGGTGACCTCGCGGAAGAGGGGGACGTCGATAAGCTCATCGAGCGCTTCTGGCCGGAGCTGACCCCGGAACGGGTTCTCCGGGAGTTGCTGGAGTCCCCGGCAGTGATCGACTCTGCGGCCAGCGCTTACGACGATGAGACCCGGCAGGCCCTGCTGCGTCCTACGGGTTCGGAGTGGTCGGCGTCTGATGCGGCCCTGCTCGACGAGCTTTCAGTCCTCATCGGCCTGCCCGAGGAGACAACCGCGGAGGCGACAACCGAGGAGGACATCGACGATGCGCAGGAGTTGCTCGATATTCTCGAGTCCTCCGCGTCAGTCGACGACGACGACCTCGGCGACATTTTCGACGCCGAGCACCTCGCCGCCACCGACGTCATCGACGCCGAAACCCTCGCGCGCCGCCAAGACACCCGCGACTCGCTCTCCACCGCCGAACGCGCCCGGGCTGACCACAGCTGGGCCTACGGCCACGTCATCGTCGACGAAGCCCAAGAGCTATCCCCGATGGAATGGCGCATGGTCTTCCGGCGCATCCCCTCCCGCTGGATGACGCTGGTCGGCGACACCGCCCAAACCGGCTCCCCCGCCGGAGTCGATACCTGGGCGACGGCACTGGAACCATTCGTCGGCAGCCGCTTCCGCCACCACGAGCTGACCGTCAACTACCGCACCCCCGCCGAGGTCATGGAGGTAGCCAACCAGATTCTGGCGATCATCGATCCGACTGCGATGCCGGCGCTGACCATTCGGGAATCCGGCCAGCCAGTTCTCTTCCTGCCCGCGGGCACGGAAGTGGAGGTGGAAACCGAGGGCCTTACACTGATCATTACAGCCGCCAACGTGGCCTCGATCAAGGGGTTGGAGTTCGACCACGTCATTGTGGAGGACCCGGCGGCGATCGTCGCGCAGTCCCCCCAGGGCTGGCAGGACCTCTACGTCGCAGTCACCCGGGCGACCCAGACGTTGACGGTCATCGGAGAGTGGCCAGCTCCCCACTAG
- the rplT gene encoding 50S ribosomal protein L20: protein MARVKRSVNAKKKRRAILKSAKGYRGQRSRLYRKAKEQWLHSMTYAYNDRRKRKSEFRKLWIQRINAAARMNDITYNRLIHGLRLAEIEVDRKILAELAVSDFAAFSALCEAAKAALPEDVNAPKAA from the coding sequence GTGGCACGTGTCAAGCGGTCCGTAAACGCCAAGAAGAAGCGTCGCGCAATTCTCAAGTCCGCCAAGGGCTACCGCGGCCAGCGCTCCCGCCTTTACCGTAAGGCCAAGGAGCAGTGGCTGCACTCCATGACCTACGCTTACAACGATCGTCGTAAGCGTAAGTCTGAGTTCCGCAAGCTGTGGATCCAGCGCATCAACGCTGCTGCCCGCATGAACGACATCACTTACAACCGCCTCATCCACGGCCTCCGCCTGGCCGAGATCGAGGTCGACCGTAAGATCCTCGCCGAGCTGGCCGTCAGCGACTTCGCTGCCTTCTCCGCTCTCTGCGAGGCTGCAAAGGCTGCCCTGCCGGAGGACGTCAACGCTCCCAAGGCTGCCTAA
- the rpmI gene encoding 50S ribosomal protein L35 — protein sequence MKQKTHKGTAKRVKITGSGKLRREQAGRRHLLEGKPSRRTRRLKGTEDVAPADTKRIKRLLGKA from the coding sequence ATGAAGCAGAAGACCCACAAGGGCACCGCTAAGCGCGTGAAGATCACCGGCTCCGGCAAGCTTCGCCGCGAGCAGGCCGGCCGTCGCCACCTCCTCGAGGGCAAGCCGTCCCGTCGTACCCGTCGTCTGAAGGGTACCGAGGATGTCGCTCCGGCCGACACCAAGCGCATCAAGCGTCTCCTCGGCAAGGCCTAA
- a CDS encoding DoxX family protein: MIRKIARPMIASVYIADGADSLLNTKEHTENAQSLINRVRAILPRQYARQVPQDPELVVRAIGGAKVASGAALAVGFLPRVSASALAILAVPTMIGRHAFWETQDKEERQARRSGFLTNAALLGGLMITSMDTQGKPGVRWRANKAVEAANQKVQAALPTKSETEKLGDNARDWFEDASEKVSEYATRAQDYVADNKDEWFDSAAAAATTATAVAAGAAHKVSDYVSENKDDWLSAAQDNAKAARKSVVKTAAKAQDRADEAYTLAEKKSGRAAKKARKNASKLQGRANKAIHKAQKKVGDLR; the protein is encoded by the coding sequence ATGATCCGCAAGATTGCCCGACCAATGATCGCGTCCGTCTATATTGCTGATGGCGCTGACAGCCTCCTCAACACCAAGGAGCACACGGAGAACGCGCAGTCCCTGATCAATCGCGTTCGAGCTATCCTTCCGCGTCAGTACGCCCGCCAGGTCCCGCAGGATCCGGAGTTGGTCGTCCGCGCCATCGGAGGCGCCAAGGTCGCTTCCGGTGCCGCTCTGGCCGTGGGCTTCCTGCCCCGCGTTTCTGCATCTGCGCTGGCCATCCTGGCGGTTCCGACGATGATCGGCCGCCACGCATTCTGGGAAACCCAGGACAAGGAGGAGCGCCAGGCTCGCCGCTCCGGGTTCCTCACCAATGCCGCGCTCCTCGGTGGCCTCATGATTACCTCCATGGATACCCAGGGCAAGCCGGGTGTGCGCTGGCGCGCCAACAAGGCCGTGGAGGCCGCGAACCAGAAGGTCCAGGCTGCACTGCCGACCAAGTCGGAGACGGAGAAGCTGGGTGATAATGCCCGCGACTGGTTCGAGGATGCTTCCGAGAAGGTGTCCGAGTACGCCACCCGCGCGCAGGACTACGTCGCTGATAACAAGGACGAGTGGTTCGACTCTGCCGCCGCGGCCGCCACCACCGCTACTGCCGTCGCCGCCGGTGCGGCACACAAGGTCAGCGACTACGTTTCCGAAAACAAGGATGACTGGCTGTCCGCTGCCCAGGACAATGCCAAGGCTGCGCGCAAGAGCGTGGTTAAGACCGCCGCTAAGGCCCAGGACCGCGCCGACGAAGCCTACACCCTCGCTGAGAAGAAGTCCGGGCGCGCTGCCAAGAAGGCTCGTAAGAACGCCTCCAAGCTACAGGGGCGCGCAAACAAGGCCATTCACAAGGCTCAAAAGAAGGTCGGCGACCTGCGCTAA
- the infC gene encoding translation initiation factor IF-3: protein MARYGFTKPLLFEESHISAEARINERIRVPEVRLVGPGGEQVGIVRTDDARKLAFDADLDLVEVAPNAKPPVAKIMDYGKFKYEQAQKARESRKNQQQTVVKEQKFRPKIDDHDYETKKGNVVRFLEKGSKVKVTIMFRGREQSRPELGYRLLERLAEDVKDYGVVEMRPKQDGRNMTMVLGPLRKGKK, encoded by the coding sequence GTGGCACGGTATGGATTTACGAAACCCCTGCTATTTGAGGAGTCACACATCAGCGCTGAAGCTCGAATTAATGAGCGTATCCGAGTTCCCGAGGTCCGCCTTGTCGGCCCGGGCGGAGAACAGGTCGGCATTGTCCGCACGGACGATGCCCGGAAGCTCGCTTTCGATGCCGATCTCGACCTGGTCGAGGTCGCACCGAACGCTAAGCCGCCGGTCGCCAAGATCATGGACTACGGAAAGTTCAAGTACGAGCAGGCCCAAAAGGCCCGCGAGTCTCGCAAGAACCAGCAGCAGACTGTGGTCAAGGAGCAGAAGTTCCGACCGAAGATCGATGACCACGACTACGAGACGAAAAAGGGCAACGTGGTCCGCTTCCTGGAGAAGGGATCCAAAGTCAAGGTGACCATCATGTTCCGTGGCCGTGAGCAATCGCGTCCGGAGCTGGGTTACCGCCTTCTCGAGCGCCTCGCCGAGGACGTCAAGGATTACGGCGTCGTCGAGATGCGACCGAAGCAAGACGGCAGGAACATGACCATGGTTCTGGGCCCCTTGCGCAAGGGTAAGAAGTAG
- the uvrA gene encoding excinuclease ABC subunit UvrA yields MADRLVVRGAREHNLKGVDVDLPRDKMVAFTGLSGSGKSSLAFDTIFAEGQRRYMESLSSYARMFLGKMDKPDVDFIEGLSPAVSIDQKSTNRNPRSTVGTITEIYDYLRLLFSRAGTAHCPVCDAVVRRQTPQQIVDQVLEMEEGLRFQVLAPVVRTRKGEFVDLFADLASQGYSRVRVDGEVYQLSDPPTLKKQIKHDIDVVVDRLQVKPNQRQRLTDSVETALQLADGVVVLEFVSLPDDDPQRFARFSEKLACPNGHVLHVDELEPRAFSFNSPYGACPACDGIGTRTEVDIDLIIPDPDAPVINAIQPWNASPNHTYFEKLIEGLGVELGFDSDTPYSELTSVQRKALVHGSSVVVPVKYKNRFGRVRSYSRPFEGVMGYLNRKIEQVESEWSKERFLAYTREVACPTCHGERLKPEILAVRLASEAHGEKSIAGLTSLSILHAREFLDSLVLGKKEEMIAGAVLKEIQARLQFLLDVGLSYLTLSRSAGTLSGGEAQRIRLATQIGSGLAGVLYVLDEPSIGLHQRDNQKLIATLQRLRDIGNTLIVVEHDEETIRASDWVVDVGPRAGEFGGEIVYQGDPAGLYESEESLTGAYLSGRKVLGVPDERRSIDPDRELRIVGARENNLQNVDVSIPLGVLCCITGVSGSGKSTLVNQILAKTLANKLNKARQVPGRAKRVEGTEHLDKLVQVDQSPIGRTPRSNAATYTGVFDKVRKLFAETTEAKVRGYKAGRFSFNIKGGRCEACQGDGTLKIEMNFLPDVYVPCEVCGGARYNRETLEVTYKGKNIAEVLDMPISEAADFFEPIGSIHRYLKTLVDVGLGYVRLGQSATTLSGGEAQRVKLAAELQKRSNGRTVYILDEPTTGLHFEDIRKLMLVIQGLVDKGNSVLVIEHNLDVIKAADWIIDMGPDGGSGGGTVVAQGSPEDVAKVPGSYTGQFLAELL; encoded by the coding sequence GTGGCAGACCGCCTCGTGGTGCGCGGAGCACGTGAACACAACCTCAAGGGTGTGGATGTTGACCTCCCCCGCGACAAGATGGTCGCTTTCACCGGCCTATCAGGGTCAGGCAAGTCGTCCTTGGCTTTTGACACCATTTTTGCCGAAGGGCAACGCCGCTACATGGAGTCCCTGAGCTCGTATGCGCGCATGTTCCTGGGCAAGATGGATAAGCCCGATGTCGACTTCATTGAAGGCCTATCGCCGGCGGTGTCGATCGATCAGAAATCGACCAACCGAAACCCGCGCTCGACGGTTGGCACCATCACCGAGATCTATGATTACCTGCGTCTGCTCTTCTCAAGGGCCGGTACCGCGCATTGTCCCGTATGTGACGCCGTGGTGCGTCGGCAGACCCCGCAACAAATCGTCGACCAGGTCCTCGAGATGGAGGAGGGCCTGCGATTCCAGGTCCTGGCCCCGGTTGTTCGCACACGCAAGGGCGAGTTCGTGGACCTCTTCGCCGACCTGGCGTCGCAGGGCTACTCCCGTGTTCGCGTCGACGGCGAGGTCTATCAGCTCTCTGATCCGCCGACACTGAAGAAGCAGATCAAACACGATATCGACGTCGTCGTGGACCGCCTGCAGGTCAAACCAAACCAGCGTCAGCGCCTCACCGATTCGGTGGAAACCGCACTCCAGCTTGCCGACGGGGTTGTGGTCTTAGAATTCGTCTCCCTCCCGGACGATGATCCCCAGCGCTTCGCCCGCTTCTCCGAGAAGCTGGCGTGCCCGAACGGCCACGTCCTTCACGTTGATGAGCTCGAACCGCGCGCCTTTTCCTTCAACTCGCCCTATGGTGCCTGCCCGGCGTGCGATGGCATTGGCACCCGCACTGAGGTGGACATCGACCTCATCATCCCGGACCCAGATGCCCCGGTGATCAATGCCATCCAGCCGTGGAATGCTAGCCCCAACCACACCTACTTTGAAAAACTCATTGAGGGCCTGGGGGTGGAGCTCGGATTCGACTCGGACACCCCCTACTCGGAGTTGACCAGCGTCCAACGTAAGGCCCTCGTGCACGGCTCCAGCGTCGTCGTTCCCGTCAAGTACAAGAACCGTTTTGGTCGGGTCCGCAGCTACTCACGCCCCTTCGAAGGCGTCATGGGCTACCTCAACCGCAAGATCGAACAGGTTGAATCAGAATGGTCCAAGGAGCGCTTCCTCGCATACACCCGCGAGGTCGCCTGCCCCACCTGCCACGGCGAACGCCTCAAGCCGGAAATCCTGGCGGTGCGCCTCGCCTCTGAAGCCCACGGGGAGAAGTCAATCGCCGGTTTGACGAGTCTCTCCATCCTGCATGCCCGGGAGTTCCTCGACTCACTGGTGCTGGGCAAGAAGGAAGAGATGATCGCCGGGGCGGTGCTGAAGGAAATTCAGGCCCGCCTGCAGTTCCTCCTCGACGTCGGCCTGTCCTATCTCACCCTCAGCCGTTCCGCCGGCACACTGTCCGGCGGCGAGGCCCAGCGCATTCGCTTGGCCACCCAGATCGGCTCTGGCCTGGCGGGCGTGCTCTACGTCCTTGACGAACCCTCAATTGGCCTGCATCAACGCGACAACCAGAAGCTCATTGCGACTTTGCAGCGCCTGCGCGACATCGGTAACACCCTTATCGTCGTCGAACACGATGAGGAAACCATCCGCGCCTCTGACTGGGTTGTCGATGTCGGTCCGCGCGCTGGTGAGTTCGGCGGTGAGATTGTCTACCAGGGCGACCCCGCCGGGCTATATGAAAGCGAAGAGTCCCTCACCGGCGCCTACCTCTCCGGACGCAAGGTGCTTGGCGTGCCCGATGAGCGTCGCTCTATCGACCCCGACCGAGAGTTGCGCATCGTCGGTGCCCGCGAAAACAACCTTCAAAACGTTGACGTTTCCATCCCGCTTGGCGTGTTGTGCTGCATCACCGGTGTGTCCGGCTCCGGAAAGTCCACCTTGGTCAACCAGATTCTGGCTAAGACGCTAGCAAACAAGTTGAACAAGGCCCGCCAGGTTCCGGGTCGGGCCAAGCGGGTCGAGGGCACCGAGCATTTGGACAAGCTCGTCCAGGTCGACCAGTCGCCCATCGGCCGCACTCCGCGCTCAAATGCCGCCACCTACACGGGAGTGTTTGACAAGGTCCGAAAGCTTTTCGCCGAAACGACCGAAGCGAAAGTGCGTGGCTACAAAGCGGGACGCTTCTCCTTCAACATCAAGGGCGGGCGCTGCGAAGCCTGCCAGGGTGACGGCACGTTGAAAATCGAGATGAACTTCCTGCCCGATGTCTACGTTCCGTGCGAAGTCTGCGGCGGCGCTCGCTACAACCGCGAAACCCTCGAAGTTACTTACAAGGGCAAGAACATCGCCGAGGTTCTCGATATGCCTATTTCCGAGGCAGCGGACTTCTTCGAGCCCATCGGCTCCATTCACCGCTACCTCAAGACGCTTGTCGACGTCGGCCTGGGATACGTCCGCCTCGGGCAATCCGCCACCACCCTGTCGGGTGGTGAGGCACAGCGAGTCAAGCTTGCAGCCGAGCTACAGAAACGCTCCAACGGCCGTACCGTGTATATCCTCGATGAACCGACGACAGGACTGCACTTCGAGGACATTCGCAAGCTCATGCTCGTCATCCAGGGCCTAGTAGACAAAGGCAACTCTGTCCTCGTCATCGAGCACAACCTCGATGTAATCAAGGCCGCAGACTGGATCATTGACATGGGGCCGGACGGCGGCTCCGGTGGAGGAACCGTCGTCGCCCAAGGCAGCCCTGAGGACGTTGCCAAGGTGCCCGGTTCCTACACCGGGCAGTTCTTGGCGGAGTTGCTCTAG
- a CDS encoding DUF2339 domain-containing protein, translating into MENDHRSALDLRIALSRLEKAEKLLTETRKGLEGMVERIEVSAPTHAASEATVPAMATIAEPPAAAQAGPFSPAPRTVPAASASPYANQPVRPPKPAKPRKPAKPAKPPVSLETKVIRVVAVVGSLITVAGVGLAVALAIQNGLLGPLGRVLLSVLLAVLLLGAGLWLDRRRPAEGTVNPGVSALVVTSFITVALVVNSLFSLLGWWPRWLAVAVVLAVWIAYLALTRVRKMRMVGFAMCIVAVFLVMSFFTSEDAGSWPIVIVPLTLLALTWKTSWNEVRFAAAATAVIVQIGYTLTVWSEATILTVLVGIVTALVFAGVSMFDSLEDNSTNMVTGIIAPLVLLLVSVELAEGTWTIWLFIPATAALAALGYSRSSKMAIQLAPIALAATAVAFVFVWEFTPPLGSGARLDSTIVVALFFIAAIGTTIWLAMRNENRIWPWAFWLGAALIVTWNLSRNVLSKTPLWLTDNSALIQALLIVAFLVVAIRLRRSLAVLPIPAQVIFAVAGLHLSMVALVTISTWVGTLVGNTTGMWLGYLVGHAGTSILWMILAAWILLAARGISERASLGAGMVLAIAGVVKLVFFDLGNLEGLPRAVAFLVCGVALLAMAALRARRKDLVKGPANDIPVAAPTSSTANPYASLSTPSVQPEEPRDN; encoded by the coding sequence ATGGAAAACGACCATCGTTCTGCTCTGGATCTTCGCATAGCGCTGTCCAGACTGGAAAAAGCGGAAAAGCTCCTGACAGAAACTCGCAAGGGACTGGAAGGAATGGTGGAGCGGATAGAAGTTTCCGCACCAACCCATGCCGCCTCCGAGGCCACGGTTCCCGCCATGGCGACGATAGCCGAGCCGCCAGCCGCCGCGCAGGCAGGCCCCTTCTCCCCCGCGCCACGAACTGTTCCTGCAGCGTCGGCCTCTCCCTATGCGAATCAGCCGGTGCGGCCGCCCAAGCCCGCGAAGCCTAGGAAGCCCGCGAAACCTGCGAAACCACCCGTGTCGCTGGAGACCAAGGTCATCCGGGTAGTCGCGGTCGTGGGTTCGTTAATCACGGTCGCTGGCGTGGGGTTGGCGGTAGCGTTGGCCATTCAGAATGGACTGCTCGGTCCTCTTGGGCGGGTCCTGCTGTCCGTGCTCCTGGCCGTGTTGTTGCTTGGAGCTGGCCTGTGGTTGGATCGCCGGCGTCCGGCGGAGGGCACCGTTAACCCAGGCGTGAGTGCTTTGGTGGTGACCTCCTTCATCACGGTGGCCCTCGTGGTTAACTCACTGTTCTCGCTGTTGGGTTGGTGGCCACGTTGGCTGGCAGTCGCCGTCGTGCTGGCCGTATGGATCGCCTACCTCGCACTGACGCGGGTTAGGAAGATGCGCATGGTCGGTTTCGCGATGTGTATCGTCGCCGTCTTCCTCGTGATGAGCTTCTTCACTTCCGAAGACGCAGGCAGCTGGCCCATCGTCATCGTGCCGCTCACTCTTCTCGCGCTCACCTGGAAGACCTCCTGGAACGAGGTTCGATTCGCCGCAGCCGCGACCGCCGTCATTGTGCAAATCGGCTACACCTTGACGGTGTGGTCAGAAGCAACGATTCTCACCGTCTTGGTCGGGATCGTCACGGCACTGGTGTTTGCCGGTGTCTCGATGTTCGACTCGCTCGAAGACAATTCCACGAACATGGTCACCGGCATCATTGCGCCTTTGGTACTGCTGCTCGTCTCGGTTGAGCTGGCGGAAGGTACCTGGACCATCTGGCTATTTATTCCGGCAACCGCCGCGCTGGCGGCGCTTGGCTACTCTCGCTCCTCCAAAATGGCAATTCAATTGGCCCCCATCGCTCTCGCTGCGACGGCCGTCGCCTTCGTCTTTGTCTGGGAGTTCACGCCTCCGCTTGGCTCCGGTGCCCGACTCGACTCGACGATCGTCGTGGCCTTGTTCTTCATCGCCGCCATCGGCACTACCATTTGGCTGGCCATGCGCAATGAAAACCGAATTTGGCCCTGGGCATTTTGGCTGGGCGCCGCGCTGATTGTTACGTGGAATCTGTCTCGCAACGTGCTGTCCAAGACTCCCCTGTGGCTCACGGACAACAGCGCCCTCATCCAGGCGCTCCTCATCGTGGCCTTCCTAGTCGTGGCTATCCGGCTCCGCAGATCCCTGGCCGTCCTCCCCATCCCAGCTCAGGTCATCTTCGCCGTTGCTGGACTGCACCTGTCAATGGTGGCGCTGGTGACGATTTCCACTTGGGTGGGAACCCTAGTTGGAAACACCACGGGGATGTGGCTCGGCTACCTTGTTGGCCACGCCGGAACATCGATCCTGTGGATGATCCTGGCAGCCTGGATACTGCTAGCTGCCCGGGGCATTTCCGAGCGTGCTTCCCTCGGTGCCGGAATGGTGCTCGCGATCGCTGGAGTGGTCAAGCTCGTCTTCTTCGACCTCGGAAACCTCGAAGGTCTCCCGCGCGCCGTGGCGTTCCTCGTCTGCGGTGTTGCCTTGCTGGCCATGGCTGCACTGCGGGCGCGCCGCAAGGATCTTGTCAAGGGTCCGGCCAACGACATCCCAGTGGCTGCACCGACCAGTTCAACGGCCAACCCTTACGCCAGCTTGTCGACGCCGTCGGTTCAGCCGGAGGAGCCACGCGACAACTAG
- a CDS encoding TM2 domain-containing protein produces MTQPYQHYDQDGMPIDPAAHNYHAFAQPQYAVPVQQYGYPAYAQKSKIVAALLAFFFGTLGVHNFYLGYTNRGVIQLGLTILGWFTAIFLIGFIFIMVVGVWAFVEFILILVGGGQMAYDSHGVPLS; encoded by the coding sequence ATGACACAGCCTTATCAGCACTACGACCAGGACGGTATGCCGATTGATCCGGCCGCCCACAACTACCACGCTTTTGCCCAGCCCCAGTATGCAGTCCCGGTTCAGCAGTACGGCTACCCGGCGTATGCACAGAAGTCGAAGATCGTGGCGGCACTCCTCGCGTTCTTCTTCGGCACCCTTGGTGTGCACAACTTCTACCTGGGTTACACCAACCGGGGAGTCATTCAGCTCGGGCTGACCATCCTTGGCTGGTTCACGGCGATCTTCTTGATCGGCTTCATCTTCATCATGGTGGTGGGAGTCTGGGCCTTCGTCGAGTTCATTCTCATCCTCGTCGGTGGTGGTCAGATGGCCTATGATTCTCACGGCGTTCCGTTGAGCTAG